A portion of the Bifidobacterium sp. ESL0800 genome contains these proteins:
- a CDS encoding IS1249 family transposase, whose product MRARSRQAKRCPRCGGRMKRNGRTAAGTQRWKCPECNAGTTAPNHRQAMLRQLDSFVARLLGGHTLAEEGRSFRRDRRWCWEVDPVIPMTTRGSHVLETDGTYVNGRCLLVLMDGETGLVVRIRWCAHESIAEYRDLFHGVPAPDVLVSDGMRGMTAAANAEWPATRLQRCLVHVHLDTNRDLTHRPKTQAARELQKLSSRLFKVSDAEGAARWGEGLNAWYERWKAMVNERTTAKDDPARAAGRKWWWTHERLRRCYKRLERLFRDGSLFAYTDPALAAGGGVPRDTNGLEGGINSPIKRMLDDHRGMPCGHMMRACEWKCYTRSPHPDTGALLDTYLENRRRKAERARKETAKEQARTGDEPVIGTGIDWNEFHTATRYPDATD is encoded by the coding sequence ATGAGGGCGAGGTCGAGGCAGGCGAAACGGTGCCCGCGTTGCGGCGGGCGGATGAAGAGGAACGGGCGCACCGCGGCCGGCACGCAGCGGTGGAAATGCCCCGAATGCAACGCGGGCACGACGGCCCCCAACCACAGGCAGGCGATGCTCCGCCAGCTGGACTCGTTCGTCGCCCGGCTGCTGGGCGGCCATACCCTTGCCGAGGAGGGGCGCTCGTTCCGGCGCGACCGGCGATGGTGCTGGGAGGTCGACCCCGTCATCCCCATGACCACGCGGGGATCCCATGTTTTGGAGACGGACGGCACGTATGTCAACGGCCGCTGCCTGCTGGTGCTCATGGACGGGGAGACCGGTCTGGTCGTGCGGATCCGCTGGTGCGCCCACGAGTCCATCGCCGAGTACCGGGACCTGTTCCATGGGGTGCCCGCGCCCGACGTTCTGGTCAGCGACGGGATGCGCGGCATGACCGCCGCCGCGAATGCGGAGTGGCCCGCCACCCGGTTGCAGCGCTGCCTGGTGCACGTGCACCTCGACACGAACCGAGACCTCACGCACAGGCCCAAGACGCAGGCCGCCAGGGAGCTGCAGAAGCTCTCGTCGAGGCTGTTCAAGGTCAGCGACGCCGAAGGCGCGGCCCGTTGGGGCGAGGGGCTCAACGCGTGGTACGAGCGGTGGAAGGCCATGGTCAATGAACGCACCACGGCGAAGGACGACCCGGCCCGCGCGGCGGGAAGGAAGTGGTGGTGGACCCACGAGCGGCTCCGCCGCTGCTACAAGAGGCTCGAACGCCTGTTCCGCGACGGGAGCCTGTTCGCCTACACCGACCCCGCCCTGGCCGCCGGGGGCGGGGTGCCCCGCGACACCAACGGGCTCGAGGGCGGGATCAACAGCCCGATCAAGCGGATGCTCGACGACCACCGCGGCATGCCCTGCGGGCACATGATGCGCGCCTGCGAATGGAAATGCTACACGAGAAGCCCACACCCCGACACCGGCGCCCTGCTCGACACCTACCTCGAAAACAGGAGGCGCAAGGCCGAAAGGGCCAGGAAGGAGACGGCCAAGGAACAGGCGAGGACGGGCGACGAACCCGTCATAGGCACCGGCATCGACTGGAACGAGTTCCACACCGCCACCCGATACCCCGACGCCACCGACTAG